One genomic segment of Virgibacillus doumboii includes these proteins:
- a CDS encoding phasin family protein produces MSDFLKKGFLLGLGAAVSGKEKLDKKLKELVEKNELTQEQARTVMRNFVEKGEMKTDEWNTRQYEQTQDLAKDLGLATKEDINELRARITELEEKLEDQ; encoded by the coding sequence ATGAGCGACTTTTTAAAAAAGGGTTTTTTACTCGGATTGGGAGCAGCTGTAAGTGGTAAGGAAAAACTGGACAAAAAGCTCAAGGAATTAGTGGAAAAAAATGAGCTCACCCAGGAACAGGCACGAACGGTAATGCGTAACTTTGTTGAAAAAGGCGAAATGAAAACAGATGAATGGAACACCAGACAATATGAACAAACACAGGATTTGGCAAAGGATCTGGGGTTGGCTACAAAAGAAGATATTAATGAATTACGGGCAAGAATCACAGAACTGGAAGAAAAATTGGAAGATCAATGA
- a CDS encoding DUF423 domain-containing protein: MKLFIILGAINGFLAVALGAFGAHGLEGKLSEKALNTWDKAVNYQMFHTMALLVTGLLMVKIQTSGMAWAGWMFFIGILLFSGSLYIYSTTGLKTFAMITPLGGVAFLIGWVLLGYAAIKFL, encoded by the coding sequence ATGAAGTTATTTATCATTCTTGGAGCGATAAATGGATTTTTGGCAGTTGCCCTGGGAGCATTTGGGGCACATGGACTGGAAGGGAAGTTGTCCGAAAAAGCGCTGAATACATGGGATAAAGCTGTAAACTATCAAATGTTTCATACGATGGCCTTGCTCGTTACCGGGCTCCTGATGGTGAAAATCCAGACTAGTGGAATGGCCTGGGCAGGCTGGATGTTTTTTATCGGAATTTTGCTGTTCTCCGGCAGTCTGTACATCTATTCAACTACCGGATTGAAAACATTTGCCATGATCACACCACTTGGCGGGGTTGCATTTCTGATCGGCTGGGTACTGCTGGGATATGCTGCCATTAAATTTCTATAA
- a CDS encoding YwdI family protein — MAVANETIIQKMMNELTEAKKKANDSKSMEKHIANVQLLCELLLGEISATPSTDNEITEEEMKAMIGTNDTKRKYTKTTINDDDANGDSIFDF; from the coding sequence ATGGCAGTGGCGAACGAGACAATTATACAAAAAATGATGAATGAACTGACCGAAGCAAAGAAAAAGGCTAACGATAGCAAATCGATGGAAAAACATATAGCCAATGTACAGCTTCTGTGTGAATTATTATTGGGCGAAATAAGTGCCACGCCATCCACTGATAATGAAATAACCGAAGAAGAAATGAAAGCGATGATCGGTACCAATGACACGAAACGAAAATATACAAAAACAACCATCAACGATGATGATGCAAATGGTGATTCCATATTTGACTTTTAA